A single window of Pyrus communis chromosome 10, drPyrComm1.1, whole genome shotgun sequence DNA harbors:
- the LOC137746777 gene encoding uncharacterized protein, which produces MELCASEKKGIWVGSLLEAMVVDTVVAAHNSLALLLLATGALMNGINMSPELTAITGRFPFEELLKVEKPGAENKDASDTEDDNEDEDNEEVDDPEDDDARDEDFSGDEGADKEGDPEDDPEANGDGGSDEDDDEEDDNDDDGDDDDDEDEDGEEEEEEEEEIPQPPAKKRK; this is translated from the exons ATGGAGTTGTGCGCCTCTGAGAAAAAGGGCATCTGGGTTGGCTCTCTTTTGGAAGCAATGGTGGTCGACACTGTCGTTGCTGCTCACAACTCCCTTGCTCTGCTGCTCCTTGCG ACTGGGGCACTGATGAATGGTATCAATATGTCACCGGAATTGACTGCAATCACAGGAAG GTTTCCTTTTGAAGAACTTCTCAAAGTGGAAAAACCTGGTGCGGAAAACAAAGATGCTAGTGATACAGAGGATGACAACGAGGATGAAGATAATGAGGAGGTGGATGACCCAGAGGATGATGATGCCAGAGATGAGGACTTCTCAGGTGACGAAGGGGCAGATAAAGAAGGAGATCCAGAGGATGATCCTGAAGCCAATGGCGATGGAGGCagtgatgaggatgatgatgaagaagacgACAATGATGACGATggtgatgatgacgatgatgaagatgaggatggagaagaagaggaagaagaggaggaagagattCCACAGCCACCTGCTAAGAAGAGGAAGtga
- the LOC137746776 gene encoding triphosphate tunnel metalloenzyme 3: protein MSQIPKALMEVEVKLRLLDAAAHRQVTTLLAPFLVATHRQENFFFDGSKAELSARRAVLRLRFSDRSPLCAVTLKARAVLVDGVSRVEEDEEEFDHSIGRACVAEPDKLMAAESRVLRRVREEFGVLGFVGLGGFRNVRDVYDWKGMKLEVDETKYDFGTCYEIECENSDPEGVKAVLEDFLKENGVRYSYSEVSKFATFRAGKLPVTE from the coding sequence ATGTCTCAAATCCCCAAAGCTCTGATGGAAGTCGAGGTCAAGCTCAGGCTCCTCGACGCTGCCGCTCACCGCCAAGTCACCACCCTCCTGGCGCCATTCCTCGTCGCCACGCATCGCCAAGAGAATTTCTTTTTTGACGGCTCCAAAGCGGAGCTCTCGGCCCGCCGAGCCGTTCTCCGGCTACGATTCTCCGACAGGAGTCCTCTCTGCGCCGTGACGCTCAAGGCGCGGGCGGTGCTTGTCGACGGCGTCAGCCGAGTGGAGGAGGACGAGGAGGAGTTTGATCACTCGATCGGGCGGGCCTGCGTCGCCGAGCCGGATAAGCTGATGGCCGCGGAGTCTAGGGTTTTGAGGAGGGTGAGGGAGGAATTTggggttttagggtttgtggGATTGGGAGGATTTAGGAATGTGAGGGATGTGTATGATTGGAAAGGCATGAAATTGGAGGTGGATGAGACTAAGTATGATTTTGGTACTTGTTATGAGATTGAGTGTGAGAATTCTGACCCTGAAGGAGTGAAGGCGGTGCTTGAGGACTTCTTGAAGGAAAATGGTGTTCGGTATTCCTACTCCGAAGTGTCAAAGTTTGCGACTTTTCGAGCTGGGAAGCTGCCCGTTACTGAGTGA
- the LOC137746876 gene encoding uncharacterized protein has protein sequence MAAKSPAKFSMLFLLVACAANMNEALSAAPPAASLLSMLPHGPWESGLPRTRTFPGRPGWKELRQCWAPLQSVIGCVDQIYDALSNARFDQIGPACCKAVAETFDYCWAKLFPFNPSFPPSLKGFCTAHPPSLKST, from the coding sequence ATGGCGGCAAAATCCCCAGCAAAATTCTCAATGCTGTTCTTGCTTGTGGCTTGTGCGGCAAACATGAACGAAGCACTGTCGGCCGCACCGCCAGCAGCATCACTACTGTCCATGTTGCCGCACGGCCCTTGGGAGTCGGGACTTCCAAGGACAAGGACATTTCCAGGTCGGCCCGGCTGGAAAGAGCTCCGACAATGCTGGGCTCCTCTCCAAAGTGTAATAGGCTGCGTCGACCAGATTTACGATGCGCTCTCCAACGCCCGATTCGACCAGATCGGGCCGGCTTGTTGTAAGGCCGTCGCTGAAACGTTTGACTATTGTTGGGCCAAGTTGTTTCCTTTCAACCCATCTTTCCCTCCATCTCTCAAGGGCTTTTGCACTGCTCATCCACCTTCACTCAAGTCAACTTGA
- the LOC137747430 gene encoding probable receptor-like protein kinase At2g23200, with translation MVTRIEPHSLNTCKIQQLHQSFMENLPIRKTPIPLFSVLVFLLHFSSLHFPSLAYEPPDKYFINCGSNANATFNNHVFTPDRFFHSKASSCINGGNQSNLYLTARIFRRESYYKFDITENGTYYVRLHFLAFASSSSNLSAATFDVSAFPNISNSGFMLLKNFTAKNSSGNSTIKEFFLGIHPGSFRIYFTPRGSSFAFVNAIEVFLAPANFSPKNYTSSSPLVLHTIYRVNVGGQELEPDKDKLWRNWDPDDLYLLKSNPVWKVGPLQTPKYLEDENEYVNDGFVAAANYFIAPDLVYETAKVMNNGSSNPSILFNITWSFNVRRNAKHLVRAHFCDLVGQTDDIVFNLYSNGNFTKNVSNSVFSYQIPYYYDFVVESKESELINISIGPNVEKTSTNNSFLNGLEMLEIMEESAPIPYMKEPKSINVTVVVGSVLGGLSLICILVVGFLFGLKYRKAKHVETSEWSPMPAFGGGSTHSRFSEGTITGSPMTYLNLGLKISFAQLQQATNNFDPKFLIGKGGFGNVYRGTLSDGRIVAVKRGKRHEHSSGQGLTEFETEIMVLSRIRHRHLVSLIGYCDEGSEMILVYEFMEKGTLREHLYESNLPRLSWKQRLEICIGAARGLHYLHKGAAGGIIHRDVKSTNILLDAKCVAKVADFGLSRSGPLDETHVSTNVKGTFGYLDPEYIMTQQLTEKSDVYSFGVVLLEVLCARPALARNLPIEQINLAEWGMNCKKNGLLEQIVDSSLKGQIDPSSLRNFSETAQKCLQEDANDRPTMGDVLWDLEYALQLQQTAKHREPHEDSTINASLEFVLPNVQRFPSHSSTINPDDITLSRVDESDTATNEVFSQLKIGDAR, from the coding sequence ATGGTCACTCGGATAGAACCCCATAGCCTAAACACTTGCAAAATTCAGCAACTCCATCAAAGTTTCATGGAAAATCTTCCTATCCGTAAAACCCCTATCCCTCTATTTTCCGTGcttgtttttctcctccatttctcaTCCCTTCACTTTCCCTCGTTGGCTTATGAGCCCCCTGATAAGTACTTCATCAACTGTGGGTCAAATGCTAATGCCACCTTCAATAACCATGTCTTCACTCCAGATCGTTTCTTCCACTCGAAGGCGAGCAGCTGTATCAATGGCGGCAACCAGTCGAATCTTTACCTTACAGCAAGAATTTTCAGGCGAGAATCCTACTATAAGTTCGACATCACTGAAAACGGTACTTATTATGTACGTCTGCATTTCTTGGCTTTCGCCTCTTCCTCAAGTAATCTCTCCGCTGCTACTTTTGATGTTTCGGCTTTTCCTAATATTTCGAATTCTGGATTCATGTTGTTGAAGAATTTCACTGCTAAGAATAGTAGTGGCAATTCTACGATAAAGGAGTTCTTTCTTGGCATTCATCCTGGCTCATTTAGGATATACTTTACGCCTCGTGGATCGTCTTTTGCATTTGTAAATGCCATTGAAGTCTTCCTTGCCCCTGCAAATTTCAGCCCTAAGAATTACACAAGTAGCTCCCCATTAGTTCTACATACAATTTATAGGGTGAATGTTGGAGGTCAAGAACTCGAACCAGATAAGGACAAACTATGGCGAAACTGGGATCCTGATGATCTTTATCTGTTGAAGTCAAACCCTGTATGGAAAGTTGGACCCTTACAGACGCCTAAGTACTTGGAGGATGAAAACGAGTATGTAAATGATGGTTTTGTTGCTGCTGCTAATTATTTTATTGCCCCAGATTTAGTTTACGAGACTGCCAAAGTAATGAACAATGGTAGTAGCAACCCATCCATTTTGTTCAACATAACCTGGTCGTTTAATGTGCGCAGGAACGCTAAACATCTCGTCCGGGCACACTTTTGTGACCTTGTTGGCCAAACTGACGACATTGTTTTTAACTTGTATTCTAATGGAAACTTCACTAAGAATGTCAGTAATTCCGTGTTTAGCTACCAGATCCCTTACTACTATGATTTTGTGGTGGAGTCTAAGGAGTCTGAACTCATTAACATCAGCATAGGTCCTAACGTAGAAAAAACTTCCACTAACAATTCCTTTCTAAATGGACTGGAAATGTTGGAAATAATGGAGGAATCGGCACCAATTCCATATATGAAAGAGCCCAAGAGCATAAATGTCACTGTTGTGGTTGGTTCGGTTCTTGGAGGTCTGTCTCTTATCTGCATTTTGGTTGTCGGGTTCTTGTTCGGTTTGAAATACAGAAAGGCAAAGCATGTTGAAACTTCGGAATGGTCACCAATGCCTGCATTTGGAGGAGGGAGTACCCACAGCAGGTTCAGTGAGGGAACGATTACTGGCTCCCCTATGACTTATCTAAATCTTGGGTTGAAAATATCTTTTGCTCAACTTCAGCAAGCAACGAACAACTTTGACCCAAAATTTCTGATAGGCAAGGGTGGCTTTGGGAACGTCTATAGAGGAACTCTATCAGATGGCAGAATTGTAGCTGTCAAGCGAGGTAAGCGACATGAACATAGTTCAGGTCAAGGGCTTACAGAGTTTGAAACAGAGATAATGGTTTTGTCCAGGATTCGTCATCGCCATCTAGTCTCCTTAATTGGGTACTGTGATGAAGGGTCTGAGATGATATTGGTCTATGAGTTCATGGAAAAAGGGACCTTGAGAGAACATTTATATGAATCAAATTTGCCTCGCTTGTCATGGAAGCAAAGACTTGAAATATGCATTGGTGCAGCAAGGGGTCTTCATTACCTCCACAAAGGTGCAGCCGGAGGCATCATTCACCGCGATGTTAAGTCCACCAACATCTTGTTGGATGCAAAATGTGTTGCCAAAGTTGCTGATTTTGGCCTTTCAAGATCTGGTCCACTTGATGAAACCCATGTCAGCACAAATGTCAAAGGCACTTTTGGTTACCTAGATCCCGAGTACATAATGACTCAACAGTTGACAGAAAAATCGGATGTTTACTCCTTCGGCGTTGTTCTCCTTGAGGTGTTATGTGCAAGACCTGCTCTAGCTAGGAATCTACCAATAGAGCAAATAAATTTAGCGGAATGGGGAATGAATTGCAAGAAGAACGGATTGCTTGAACAGATTGTTGATTCCTCACTCAAGGGTCAGATTGATCCTAGCTCGCTAAGAAATTTTAGCGAGACAGCACAGAAATGCTTGCAAGAAGATGCTAATGATAGGCCTACAATGGGGGATGTACTGTGGGACTTGGAGTATGCGTTACAGCTCCAGCAAACCGCAAAGCATAGAGAGCCCCATGAGGACAGCACAATCAATGCTTCATTAGAATTCGTATTGCCAAATGTTCAGCGTTTTCCTTCCCATAGCTCTACAATTAACCCAGATGATATAACCCTTTCCAGGGTGGATGAATCGGACACGGCAACAAACGAAGTATTCTCACAACTGAAGATTGGTGATGCCAGATAA